Proteins from a single region of Palaemon carinicauda isolate YSFRI2023 chromosome 1, ASM3689809v2, whole genome shotgun sequence:
- the LOC137642926 gene encoding uncharacterized protein, with amino-acid sequence MKAYSLVITSFIVSTTTAMSVQDATKTFVPTEELLEKITDSGSQFITKLSRIVTKSNENLDDLKIIRKLLISELSPLSKLLSTKLLNIYRLEDIVDALGIQQDFVKPLEKILNIASKLDFTMSSKNISKFIDNPVAKEGKNANSGTPTEEVSLESISMSASNMWMVIKSLWYKILAHVKQENSISAFMNIPAVRAIDFLLSLGDDINLVNLLTKKLDPSLAEFVASQVSPYLGPLKNFQSFYAFLKDNDLNGILDYFGTKRFQYSFDTIAKVASAYLEDTMTDDIVKQYIDFISFNNTDLHNFYESIMIDLHKTANEKSLNTSALTETGTKHNVQEDRSKRDILEDITSMYQYNADHETRSSNTQYSLPHEPQYTNNSYQPSSYSSDGNDYTHESSNYSPNSGSYRGTGSYYIPDASDDVETNSTDIPELDTASRQLSRYGVSGGYVYDLARDGYGYGGGGYGGGYGGGHGMTMDPYMIIGSLILGSILGFLLFRALRGTRRGRRDINDGSLSLWNSDVPNTLFWDSSSSSDRMKRDTLKSNSTESKRSGEPNLPGPLRGNTWSTDPFVSEDFQEVFLDESDVANHLNSLWEIYQESNETFCAQSHLCGFMAGSTAERLTSKDSSVTLLMASLNNMIGVTGAGQLVDNVTQSLAMGNAYTCPSVSGCHFRL; translated from the exons ATGAAAGCCTATTCACTAGTAATTACTTCATTCATTGTGTCAACAACTACAGCAATGTCTGTACAAGATGCAACAAAGACATTTGTACCAACAGAAGAACTCCTGGAAAAAATCACAGATTCTGGATCGCAGTTTATCACAAAATTATCAAGGATTGTCACTAAATCCAATGAAAATCTTGATGATCTTAAAATTATCCGTAAACTTCTAATTAGTGAGTTATCTCCTCTAAGTAAACTACTGAGTACCAAGTTACTCAACATTTATCGACTGGAGGATATAGTTGATGCTTTAGGCATTCAGCAAGACTTTGTTAAACCTCTAGAAAAGATATTGAACATAGCAAGCAAACTCGACTTCACGATGTCaagtaaaaatatttcaaaattcattGACAATCCTGTAGCCAAAGAAGGAAAAAATGCAAATTCTGGAACTCCAACTGAAGAGGTCTCGCTGGAAAGTATATCGATGTCAGCTTCAAACATGTGGATGGTCATCAAATCCCTATGGTATAAAATCCTCGCTCATGTTAAGCAGGAAAACTCTATATCAGCATTCATGAACATTCCTGCAGTTCGGGCGATTGACTTCCTTCTGAGTCTTGGAGATGACATTAACCTCGTCAACCTTCTGACAAAGAAACTCGACCCATCGCTAGCCGAATTTGTAGCAAGTCAAGTCAGTCCTTATTTGGGTCCTTTAAAAAATTTTCAAAGTTTTTACGCGTTCCTAAAAGATAACGATTTGAATGGAATTCTAGATTATTTTGGAACTAAAAGATTTCAGTATAGTTTTGATACTATTGCTAAAGTTGCATCAGCATATCTTGAGGACACAATGACAGATGACATAGTCAAGCAATACATAGACTTCATTTCCTTCAATAACACAGACCTACATAATTTCTATGAATCTATTATGATTGACTTGCACAAAACTGCGAATGAAAAGTCTCTAAATACTTCTGCATTGACTGAAACAGGAACAAAACACAATGTTCAAGAAGATAGATCAAAACGCGATATTCTGGAAGACATAACAAGCATGTATCAATATAACGCGGATCATGAAACCCGCTCCTCAAATACTCAATATTCTTTACCTCACGAACCCCAATATACAAATAATTCATATCAACCAAGTAGTTACTCATCAGATGGTAATGACTATACCCATGAGAGTTCAAATTACTCACCAAACAGCGGAAGCTATAGAGGCACGGGGTCTTATTACATACCAGATGCTTCTGATGACGTAGAAACTAATTCGACAGACATCCCAGAGTTGGACACAGCAAGCAGACAGCTCTCAAGATATGGCGTTAGTGGTGGCTATGTTTACGACCTCGCTAGGGACGGATACGGTTATGGAGGAGGAGGATATGGAGGTGGATATGGCGGGGGTCACGGCATGACAATGGACCCTTATATGATAATAGGGTCACTCATACTGGGCTCAATTCTGGGATTTCTCTTGTTCCGAGCTCTGAGAGGGACCCGCAGAGGCAGGAGAGATATCAACGATGGGTCGCTGTCCCTTTGGAACTCGGATGTTCCCAACACCTTGTTTTGGGACAGCAGCAGCAGTTCTGACAGAATGAAACgtgatactctaaaatcaaactctACTGAAAGTAAAAGAAGTGGAGAGCCTAATCTGCCTGGACCACTGAGAGGAAACACCTGGTCGACCGATCCTTTCGTAAGCGAAGATTTTCAAGAAGTCTTTCTTGACGAGAGTGACGTCGCTAATCATCTCAACAGTCTCTGGGAGATATATCAAGAAAGCAACGAAACTTTCTGTGCCCAGTCTCATCTCTGTGGATTTATGGCTGGCAGCACTGCTGAGCGTCTTACCAGCAAGGACTCTAGTGTGACACTTCTAAT GGCTTCTCTCAATAACATGATTGGAGTGACCGGGGCAGGTCAACTTGTTGACAACGTGACCCAGAGCTTGGCCATGGGCAATGCTTATACCTGTCCCAGCGTCTCAGGCTGTCATTTCAGACTCTGA